Proteins from a single region of Azospira inquinata:
- the ureB gene encoding urease subunit beta, whose translation MKPGEVICGNTPRILNQGQETRCLSVENRGSRPIQVGSHFHFFEANRFLAFDRQAAFGFRPDLPSGAAIRFEPGERKEVHLVRIGGKGAVFGLNRLTDGQTHPDSLPRALDKARSAGFLEEQSA comes from the coding sequence ATGAAACCCGGCGAAGTCATTTGTGGAAACACCCCACGCATCTTGAATCAGGGGCAGGAAACTCGATGCCTGTCCGTGGAAAACCGGGGCAGCCGCCCCATCCAGGTGGGTTCCCACTTCCATTTTTTTGAAGCCAACCGCTTCCTCGCCTTCGACCGTCAAGCAGCCTTTGGTTTTCGCCCTGACCTTCCCTCCGGCGCCGCCATTCGTTTCGAGCCAGGGGAACGCAAAGAGGTTCACCTGGTGCGGATCGGGGGCAAGGGTGCGGTGTTCGGTTTAAACCGGCTAACTGACGGTCAGACCCATCCCGATTCCCTGCCCCGGGCGCTGGATAAAGCCCGGAGCGCTGGCTTTCTAGAGGAGCAATCAGCATGA
- the ureA gene encoding urease subunit gamma codes for MHLTPRELEKLMLHTAGNLAKERREKGLKLNYVEAIALIASEVMEMAREGKTVKEAVSLGATLVSREQVMDGVAEMLRQVQVEATFDDGTKLVTVHHPIR; via the coding sequence ATGCATCTCACCCCCAGGGAATTGGAAAAACTGATGTTGCACACGGCTGGCAATCTGGCCAAGGAGCGTCGAGAGAAGGGGCTGAAACTGAACTACGTGGAAGCCATCGCCCTGATTGCCTCAGAGGTCATGGAAATGGCCAGGGAAGGCAAGACCGTCAAGGAAGCGGTCAGCCTAGGCGCCACCCTGGTAAGCCGGGAGCAGGTCATGGACGGGGTGGCGGAAATGCTCCGTCAAGTCCAGGTGGAGGCCACCTTTGATGATGGCACCAAGCTAGTCACCGTCCACCACCCCATCCGCTGA